Proteins from a genomic interval of Gordonia sp. SL306:
- a CDS encoding SMP-30/gluconolactonase/LRE family protein codes for MIALAAGLFTALSAAPAAAAPVCAGAGQAPRLVGSVPGAALEGLTVDAGGRLYTTDLVSGRVFRLSAPGARPVPIARVPEGGGGALAWARDGALLVGYGADPRVVVGDSLRHAGIARLNVANLALRPWVRGFSAANGMDTAANGIVYATNDFGNLIGRAYPNGAVQADWGSLPSANGAVLGKGDRWLYVSRTFVNPGVSRISTANPRVVQSLLDLGGNITAGPDGLTLDSKERPVVPFNGAGQIVRITSPGRYCVLASGIPTSSVLSYGRGNRGFAAGHLYRAGFDGRIYEIPGGFDRGATAAVPS; via the coding sequence GTGATCGCACTCGCCGCCGGTCTGTTCACCGCGCTGTCGGCGGCCCCGGCCGCGGCCGCGCCGGTGTGTGCAGGCGCCGGGCAGGCCCCGCGCCTCGTCGGGTCGGTACCCGGGGCAGCACTCGAGGGACTGACCGTCGACGCCGGCGGACGGCTCTACACGACCGACCTGGTGTCGGGAAGGGTGTTCCGACTCTCGGCGCCGGGCGCACGACCGGTGCCGATCGCGCGCGTCCCCGAAGGCGGCGGCGGCGCACTCGCATGGGCCCGGGACGGCGCATTGCTCGTCGGCTACGGTGCCGATCCCCGCGTCGTCGTCGGGGACTCGCTCCGGCACGCGGGCATCGCACGTCTGAACGTCGCCAACCTTGCGCTCCGACCCTGGGTGCGTGGCTTCTCCGCCGCCAACGGGATGGATACGGCGGCGAACGGAATCGTCTATGCCACCAATGATTTCGGCAATCTGATCGGACGCGCCTATCCCAACGGCGCAGTGCAGGCCGACTGGGGTTCGCTGCCCAGCGCCAACGGCGCGGTCCTCGGAAAAGGTGACCGGTGGCTGTACGTGTCCCGCACCTTTGTGAATCCGGGCGTCAGCCGCATCTCGACCGCCAACCCTCGCGTGGTGCAGAGCCTGCTCGATCTGGGCGGGAACATCACCGCAGGCCCGGATGGGCTGACACTCGATTCCAAGGAGCGGCCGGTGGTTCCGTTCAACGGGGCAGGCCAGATCGTCCGGATCACCTCGCCGGGACGCTACTGCGTACTCGCTTCGGGAATCCCCACCTCGAGCGTGTTGTCGTACGGCCGGGGAAACCGCGGCTTCGCGGCGGGGCATCTCTACCGGGCGGGCTTCGACGGACGGATCTACGAGATCCCGGGTGGGTTCGATCGGGGCGCCACGGCAGCGGTCCCGAGCTGA
- a CDS encoding SMP-30/gluconolactonase/LRE family protein has protein sequence MFRRSRFDDAVDPWVHPGVSTRRRRLVVAASVVALAAGLLTAVSAVPASAAPICAGAGQAPRLVGTVPGATLKGLTVDAGGRLYTTDLVSGRVFRLSAPGAPAVPIAHVPDGGADALAWAPDGALLVGYGSDPRVFVGDALRPGGIARMNVGNLSLRPWVRGLSAADGLDVGANGTVYATNDFGNLIGRVHPDGGVQAAWGTAPSANGAVLGRDDHWLYVSRTWVNPGVSRISTTNPRVVQSLLDLGANTMAGPAGLTLDSRGRPVVAFGGAGQIVRITSPGRYCVLGSGMASSIVVSYGRGTRGFSAGHLYRAGFDGRIYEIPGGFDRGATAAVPG, from the coding sequence ATGTTCCGACGGAGCCGCTTCGATGATGCCGTCGACCCATGGGTGCACCCGGGCGTGAGCACCCGTCGGCGACGCCTGGTCGTAGCGGCGTCGGTGGTGGCACTCGCGGCGGGCCTGCTCACCGCGGTGTCCGCGGTCCCGGCCTCGGCCGCGCCGATCTGCGCCGGAGCCGGGCAGGCGCCACGACTGGTCGGTACCGTGCCGGGCGCCACACTCAAAGGTCTCACCGTCGATGCCGGCGGACGGCTCTACACAACAGACTTGGTCTCGGGCCGAGTATTCCGTCTCTCCGCCCCCGGCGCACCGGCGGTCCCGATCGCTCATGTCCCCGACGGAGGCGCCGACGCACTGGCCTGGGCACCCGATGGCGCGCTGTTGGTCGGCTATGGCTCCGATCCGCGCGTCTTCGTCGGGGACGCACTGCGCCCCGGCGGCATCGCGCGTATGAATGTCGGCAACCTGTCGCTCCGCCCGTGGGTCCGGGGGCTCTCGGCCGCCGACGGCCTTGATGTCGGCGCAAACGGAACGGTTTACGCCACCAACGATTTCGGCAATCTCATCGGCCGCGTCCACCCTGACGGCGGCGTGCAGGCGGCCTGGGGAACTGCGCCGAGCGCCAACGGCGCGGTTCTCGGACGCGACGACCATTGGCTGTATGTTTCCCGTACCTGGGTCAATCCGGGCGTCAGCCGCATCTCCACGACCAACCCGCGGGTGGTACAGAGCCTGTTGGACCTCGGCGCGAACACGATGGCGGGTCCGGCCGGCCTGACACTTGATTCCCGGGGGCGTCCGGTGGTGGCATTCGGCGGGGCCGGACAGATCGTCCGGATCACCTCGCCGGGACGGTACTGCGTCCTCGGATCCGGCATGGCATCGTCGATCGTGGTGTCGTACGGCCGTGGAACCCGCGGATTCTCGGCGGGACATCTCTACCGGGCCGGCTTCGATGGCCGCATCTATGAGATACCGGGCGGTTTCGATCGGGGTGCGACTGCGGCCGTCCCCGGCTGA